The following are encoded together in the Nocardioides okcheonensis genome:
- a CDS encoding DUF3060 domain-containing protein, producing MRSSTPVLSRAALAAAALVAPAVLGAPAAHAEVVLDCAGGPVTVDQSVETVTLTGTCTDVVVSGSNTVVTLPGATSLTVTGANTDVTAAGAVGDLEVSGGNSSVTAPSAGTVTLGEGNDSARISGTVGRVRLLAGNTRLVAGRTDAVLVRTANATLRADRSTKVVVRGANNTVRAGRLPTLRVVGANNRVTVATGRTDVSVRGANNVVRVHRKA from the coding sequence ATGAGGTCCTCGACGCCCGTCCTGTCCCGCGCCGCGCTCGCGGCGGCCGCCCTGGTGGCGCCCGCCGTGCTCGGGGCGCCCGCCGCCCACGCCGAGGTGGTCCTCGACTGCGCCGGCGGCCCGGTCACCGTCGACCAGAGCGTCGAGACGGTGACCCTCACCGGCACCTGCACCGACGTGGTCGTGTCGGGCAGCAACACCGTGGTGACGTTGCCGGGCGCCACGAGCCTGACCGTCACCGGCGCCAACACCGACGTCACCGCAGCCGGCGCCGTCGGCGACCTGGAGGTGTCGGGCGGCAACAGCAGCGTCACGGCGCCCTCCGCCGGGACGGTCACGCTGGGTGAGGGCAACGACTCGGCGCGGATCTCCGGCACCGTCGGTCGGGTGCGACTGCTGGCCGGCAACACCCGCCTCGTGGCCGGTCGCACCGATGCCGTGCTGGTCCGCACGGCGAACGCCACCCTCCGGGCCGACCGCTCGACGAAGGTCGTCGTCCGCGGCGCCAACAACACGGTCCGGGCGGGCCGGCTGCCGACGCTGAGGGTCGTGGGCGCGAACAACCGGGTGACGGTCGCCACGGGCCGGACGGACGTCTCGGTCCGCGGCGCGAACAACGTGGTCCGCGTGCACCGGAAGGCCTGA
- a CDS encoding ABC-F family ATP-binding cassette domain-containing protein, which produces MPAPVPHPASASAPLAPLVVTGLSVTYPDRTVLTGVDLLAPPGRRIGLVGENGAGKSTLLRAVAGRLPDRARTAGTVDAPTDLVLLGQEPPFRDRDTVAEVLALTLAPLRTAVADVERLAARLDTAEGAEAYGRALDLAVAHDAWDADRRATVAAARLGLDGLDPDRPVATLSGGQRTRLALATIMTTRPACLLLDEPTNHLDDGAIEVLTGFLRDLPGVVVLASHDRVLLDDVCTDLVDLDTGAFGTDGSGGRRFGGGWTAYERARADARRRWEESYEAQQEEIARLRAATRIGTGAIAHDRGPTDGDKYIYGFKGARVEQTLSRRKKDAQRRLEVVERQQVRKPPAPLRFRGDLTSAASGRLVQARDVVVDGRLRLPRLDLAAGEHLLVTGANGAGKSTLLGVLSGRLAPTSGSVDVTARTVRELTQDPDVREPARSAGTTYDDAVRDLPGAPSLRDLGLLHPREHRTPVRSLSVGQRRRLLLAVAIAASPDLLLLDEPTNHVSLALAGELEEALAAAPGGIVLASHDRWLRRRWEGPELGLAAWTG; this is translated from the coding sequence ATGCCAGCGCCCGTGCCGCACCCCGCGTCCGCCTCCGCCCCGCTCGCCCCGCTCGTCGTCACCGGCCTGTCGGTGACCTACCCCGACCGCACCGTCCTCACCGGGGTCGACCTGCTCGCCCCGCCCGGGCGCCGGATCGGGCTCGTCGGCGAGAACGGGGCCGGCAAGTCCACCCTCCTGCGCGCCGTCGCCGGGCGGCTCCCCGACCGGGCCCGCACGGCCGGCACCGTCGACGCGCCGACCGACCTTGTCCTGCTCGGCCAAGAGCCGCCCTTCCGCGACCGGGACACGGTCGCGGAGGTGCTGGCCCTCACCCTCGCCCCGCTGCGCACCGCCGTGGCCGACGTCGAGCGGCTCGCCGCCCGCCTCGACACCGCGGAGGGGGCCGAGGCGTACGGGCGGGCGCTGGACCTGGCCGTCGCCCACGACGCGTGGGACGCGGACCGTCGCGCCACGGTGGCCGCCGCCCGGCTCGGTCTGGACGGTCTCGATCCCGACCGACCCGTCGCCACCCTGTCGGGCGGCCAGCGCACCCGGCTCGCGCTCGCCACGATCATGACCACCCGCCCGGCGTGCCTGCTGCTGGACGAGCCGACCAACCACCTCGACGACGGCGCCATCGAGGTGCTCACCGGCTTCCTGCGCGACCTGCCGGGCGTCGTCGTGCTCGCCAGCCACGACCGCGTCCTGCTCGACGACGTGTGCACCGACCTCGTCGACCTCGACACCGGAGCGTTCGGCACCGACGGCAGCGGCGGCCGGCGCTTCGGCGGTGGCTGGACGGCCTACGAGCGGGCGCGAGCCGACGCCCGCCGACGGTGGGAGGAGTCCTACGAGGCGCAGCAGGAGGAGATCGCCCGCCTCCGGGCGGCCACGCGGATCGGGACGGGCGCGATCGCCCACGACCGCGGGCCGACCGACGGCGACAAGTACATCTACGGCTTCAAGGGCGCGCGGGTCGAGCAGACCCTGTCGCGCCGCAAGAAGGACGCCCAGCGGCGCCTCGAGGTCGTGGAGCGCCAGCAGGTCCGCAAGCCCCCGGCCCCCCTGCGGTTCCGCGGTGACCTGACGTCCGCCGCCAGCGGTCGTCTCGTGCAGGCCCGCGACGTCGTGGTCGACGGCCGGCTGCGACTGCCGCGGCTCGACCTCGCGGCGGGGGAGCACCTGCTGGTGACCGGGGCCAACGGCGCCGGCAAGTCGACGCTCCTCGGCGTGCTGTCGGGCCGGCTCGCACCGACCTCGGGCAGCGTCGACGTCACCGCCCGGACCGTGCGGGAGCTGACCCAGGACCCGGACGTGCGGGAGCCGGCGCGGTCCGCGGGTACGACGTACGACGACGCGGTGCGCGACCTGCCCGGGGCGCCGTCCCTGCGGGACCTCGGGCTGCTGCACCCCCGCGAGCACCGCACGCCCGTGCGGAGCCTCTCGGTGGGCCAGCGGCGGCGCCTGCTGCTCGCCGTCGCGATCGCCGCGTCGCCCGACCTGCTGCTGCTCGACGAGCCGACCAACCACGTCTCCCTCGCGCTCGCAGGGGAGCTGGAGGAGGCGCTGGCGGCGGCGCCCGGCGGCATCGTCCTCGCCTCGCACGACCGCTGGTTGCGCCGGCGGTGGGAGGGTCCGGAGCTGGGACTCGCGGCGTGGACCGGATGA